GACCCGCAAGGGGCGGGTTGCCTGATTCCACTGTTTCGGCAGTTTGTTAACGGCCCGTTCCGGTTCAGGAAAGTGCACTACCTGCAGCTTCCTGAACCGGAACGGGCTTTTATTATGCGGCAGGCGCAGGCTCTCTCCGCTCATGCCTGTGACGTTCGGATATTGGAGAATGGCGTGGATCCTTCTTCCACCATTGCAGGACTGACAAAAATCATTCATATGCAGATGGTGGAATGATCGTTTTGCCATGGGCGGACTGGCCGCAAGTACTGCTTTGATTCTCACGTTTTTATGGCTGTGTATGCAAGCGGCCTTGCCCTTGCACAAAGCGACAATAGTCAAGTCTGGGGGAATGGATGCCCATCCAACGCGCTGCCGCACCCAACCGCGTCATCAAACTATTGTGCAGTGGGCTTGCCTGGCTTTTTTTGCAGGCCTTGTCCGGCATGGCCTGCGCTTTTGATACCGCGGTGTCGCATCTTGGTGATGTGGCCCTCACCCCCACAGAGATAGCCTACCTGCGTGAGCATAAAAAAGTCACCCTGTGCGTTGACCCTGATTGGGTTCCTTATGAGCAGATAGACGCATCGGGCAAACACGTGGGCATTGCAGCTGATCTTCTGGCGCTGGTCGCGGAGAGGACAGGCCTTGAGTTTGAACTGGTGCGCACCGCCGACTGGAATGAAAGCCTAGCTTTTTCTAAAAGCGGGCAATGCAAGATGTTGAGTTTTCTCAACCAGACCACTGAGCGCAGTGAATGGCTTATCTTCACCTCGCCCCTGTTCAGTGATCCCAACGTGTTCATAACCCGCGAAGAACATCATTATATTTCTGACCCGGCAGCACTTGAACACGAATCCATCGTCTTTCCTGAAGGCACGGCAATGGAAGGTTTGATCAGGGAGCGGTATCCCAACCTTGAGATCAAGATTGTGCGGTCAGAGGATGAGGCCATGAAGATGGTCTCAAACCGCCGCAGCTCCATGACCATGCGTTCCCTGATGGTGGCTGCCTATATCATACGCAAAAACGGCCTGTTCAATCTGAAAATTGCCGGGCAATTGCCCATGTACATGAATCACCTGCGCATTGGCGTGAGCAAAAATGACGTCACCCTGCGCAATATTCTGGACAAGGGCGTGATGTCCATAACTCCGCAGGAGCGGGGAAGGGTGGTCAACCAGCACATTTCCATCAATGTGCAGTCAGCCATCAACCCCATGTGGTTTCTTTTTGGCGGCGGGATTGGCGCTGTCATTGCTTTGCTCTGGGGCTACTGGACGTACCGGCTGCGGCGGCTGAATGCCGTGCTGCTGCATATTTCAAATACCGACAAGCTCACAGGCCTTGCAAACCGGCAAAAACTTTCTGGCGATATGGCTGAGGCCATGCTGCGCTCGCATCAGAGGGAACTTCCTCTTTCCGTGCTGTTGCTGGATGTGGACAACTTTAAAAATGTCAACGATACCTTTGGGCATCTTGCGGGTGACGGCGTGTTGCAGGCCTTGAGCGCCCTGGCTGTCGATGTGCTGCGCCCGCAGGATATTGCCGGGCGTTGGGGTGGGGAGGAGTTTCTTATGCTCTTGCCTGAAACCGATGCCGGTAAAGCCGGGGAAATTGCAGAGAAGCTCCGCCGTCGGATTGAAGAGTTCAGTTTTGCAGACGGGCTGCGCTGCACTGTGAGCATCGGCCTTGCAGAAATGCGCCCTCATGATACTCAGGATAGCCTGATTCACAGGGCGGATACGGCACTTTACCATGCAAAAAGAATGGGAAAAAACAGAGTTTCAGTGGGCTGAATTCTTGTGCATATAACGTGTTAAACTGCGTAATTATGCCATATCAGTTTATAATATCGGGTCATGAACTTGCTTGGAACTAAGATTTGGAGTAGGTATGTTGCTATAGTTTTTTGATTTTCTTTTATCCGTAACAGGCCTTAGTATTTCACTTTTTTTGAACATCGCATGGCCTCCTTTGCCTCCACCTGCTGCCAGCTGTTCTGTTTTTTGGGAGTTGACGCATTCTGTTGTTGTGGGGTTCATATGACTGATTCCCAGCCTAATTTTCGTTCAGAATCTGGAAAAAGCAAATCATCCCGGCTGCATTCCCACAAGCAGCTATGGGTCATTGCCATAATCAACCTGCTTGTTCTGGGCATTATTATTTTTGCTCTGGTAGGTATCAGGCAGCAGGAACTCGCCACAGCCGCCAACACTCTTGAAAGTGTTTCCCGATCCATTGATGATGTGCTTTTCTGGCGTGTTGAGAAAATCAATCTTGCCCTGCTGGGCGCGGTTGATGAAGCGCAACAGCAGGCACTGCGCGGCGATGTTTCATGGGAACGTTTTGAAGCCTATGGCAAAAACCTTGATGAACGCCTGCCGGACACCCTTGGATTTTTGCTGACAAATACGCAGGGGCGGGTAGTGTACGCTTCTCCCCGCGCGCTTTCTGGCGAGATGTCCATCACCAACGCCGACCACTTTGTTCAGCTACGCAATAACCCCTCCCCTGGGCTTGTTATTTCCCATCCTTTTTACAGCCAGTTGTGGACGCGCCCCATCATTGTGCTTTCCATGCGCTATTTGTTGCCCGATGGTTCGTTTGGCGGCGTTGTGGCCTGCGCCGTTTCCATAGATATGTTTTCGGACATCATGGCTTCAGCCGTCATTGTGGGCCCAAGCGCCGTGGCCACCCTGTGGGACAAAAAGCTGGGCCTTGTCACGCAGTATCCACGCGGGCGTTTCTGGCTTGACGCCAAACCGTCGCCCCCGTTGCGAAAGCTCATTGAGCACGATGCCGCCGCTAGTATCTATCAACATAGGCGTACGGATTTTGGCGATAAAAAAAGGATCGCGTTTTATCGCAAGCTTCGCCAATGGCCCCTGTATCTTTCTATTGGCCTGTATGAGCAGGCCGTACTCGCCAAATGGCGACAGGACATTATTTCACTGGGTTTATTGTGGATAGTCTGCGTGTTTATTTCATTTTGGAGCGGCATCAACTACACCCGACAGCTCAGGGCTCTTGAATTGGGCGAAAAGCGCTACAAAGGCCTTTTTGACAATATGCAGGCAGGCATGGCCCTGTGCGAACCGGTCTTTGCGCCAGATGGGAAAATTTGTGATTTCAGGCTGGTTGAGATCAACCAGGCCTACTGCGATGTATTCAAGGCCGAGCGGGCAGACGTTATCGGCAAGACACTGCTGGAAAGGATCAGCCCCAAAACCAGCGAAACAGCCCACTGGGTGAATCCGCTCATAGTCACTGCGGAGACCGGCGAGCCGTCTCATTTTGAATTTTACCTTGCTGGCAACAACCTGTGGGCGGATATCGTTGCTTATCGCTCAGAAGTTGGAATTATTGCTTTTCTGTGCACAGACATAAGTGAAAGAAAATTTGCGCAGGGGCGGGCAAACCGTATTTCACAAATGTACGCGGCGCTCAGCAGATGCAATCAGGCCATTGTGCGCTGTTCTGGCAGAAACGATCTTTTTGCTGAGGTTTGTCGGGCTGCTGTTGAAGCTGGCGGCATGAAGGGAGCCTGGATCGGCCTTGTTGAAAAGCAGACAGGCAACGTGCAGCCCGTTGCATCATTTGGCCTGAGCAATACCGATCTGCAAAAGCTCGACATATCTGTTTGGGCGTCTGACCCCAAAGGGTCCGGCCCAACTGGCTGTGCAATCCGAAACAACGAATCTGTCTGGTCAGACGACACCACAACTGACCCCAGGCTTGCACCCTGGTGGCAGCTTGTGCGCAAAACGGGTTTTCTTTCTGTTGGGGCGCTCCCCTTGCGCCAACGGGGAGAAGTTGTTGGAAATTTGACACTCTACGCCGACGATGCCGGAGCCTTTGATGCAGAGGTGCGCGAGCTCTTGGGGGAAATGGCCCTGAACGTCAGCTTTGCGCTGGATAATTTTACATGGGAAGAAGAGCGCCGCCGCAACGAAGCCCGCATCAATGAGCTGGCCTACTACGATCAGCTGACTGGCCTTGCCAACCGTCCCCTGCTTACGGACCGCATCCGGCAGGCGGTTGCGGTGGGCATGCGCACGGACAAGTTCAGCGCGTTGCTGTTTATTGACCTTGACCGGTTCAAGACGATCAACGACACGCTCGGTCACGCGCACGGCGACAACCTGCTCAAGCAGGT
The Desulfovibrio sp. genome window above contains:
- a CDS encoding EAL domain-containing protein — encoded protein: MTDSQPNFRSESGKSKSSRLHSHKQLWVIAIINLLVLGIIIFALVGIRQQELATAANTLESVSRSIDDVLFWRVEKINLALLGAVDEAQQQALRGDVSWERFEAYGKNLDERLPDTLGFLLTNTQGRVVYASPRALSGEMSITNADHFVQLRNNPSPGLVISHPFYSQLWTRPIIVLSMRYLLPDGSFGGVVACAVSIDMFSDIMASAVIVGPSAVATLWDKKLGLVTQYPRGRFWLDAKPSPPLRKLIEHDAAASIYQHRRTDFGDKKRIAFYRKLRQWPLYLSIGLYEQAVLAKWRQDIISLGLLWIVCVFISFWSGINYTRQLRALELGEKRYKGLFDNMQAGMALCEPVFAPDGKICDFRLVEINQAYCDVFKAERADVIGKTLLERISPKTSETAHWVNPLIVTAETGEPSHFEFYLAGNNLWADIVAYRSEVGIIAFLCTDISERKFAQGRANRISQMYAALSRCNQAIVRCSGRNDLFAEVCRAAVEAGGMKGAWIGLVEKQTGNVQPVASFGLSNTDLQKLDISVWASDPKGSGPTGCAIRNNESVWSDDTTTDPRLAPWWQLVRKTGFLSVGALPLRQRGEVVGNLTLYADDAGAFDAEVRELLGEMALNVSFALDNFTWEEERRRNEARINELAYYDQLTGLANRPLLTDRIRQAVAVGMRTDKFSALLFIDLDRFKTINDTLGHAHGDNLLKQVGQRLLAIVPADDTVARFGGDEFVLLLHGLSGNSEEAAEAVALICRKILTAIREPIIVEGITCNCTASIGVALFGKQSITPDELLKQADLAMYQAKDAGRNTVRFFDPAMQQTVMERIELERDLEEAIRLEQFVLYYQPLISVDDTVFGAEALIRWQHPKRGIVPPVEFIPLAEENGMIARIGAWVVREACSQLGRWAEIPEFSNLTIAINVSARQFRESDFVRDVTASVRQAGIDPGLLKLELTESQLAVNMQEIIASMVKLSNLGIRFSLDDFGTGYSSMTYLKLLPLDQLKIDRSFIRDLLTDPNDAAIASIIIALSQSLGLTTVAEGVETREQKRALLNMGCTLFQGYLFSVPLAVKDFERYLARRNAAAAAEGHGNQAEQPESAEQTENTEQRAADEGRGAA
- a CDS encoding diguanylate cyclase, with translation MPIQRAAAPNRVIKLLCSGLAWLFLQALSGMACAFDTAVSHLGDVALTPTEIAYLREHKKVTLCVDPDWVPYEQIDASGKHVGIAADLLALVAERTGLEFELVRTADWNESLAFSKSGQCKMLSFLNQTTERSEWLIFTSPLFSDPNVFITREEHHYISDPAALEHESIVFPEGTAMEGLIRERYPNLEIKIVRSEDEAMKMVSNRRSSMTMRSLMVAAYIIRKNGLFNLKIAGQLPMYMNHLRIGVSKNDVTLRNILDKGVMSITPQERGRVVNQHISINVQSAINPMWFLFGGGIGAVIALLWGYWTYRLRRLNAVLLHISNTDKLTGLANRQKLSGDMAEAMLRSHQRELPLSVLLLDVDNFKNVNDTFGHLAGDGVLQALSALAVDVLRPQDIAGRWGGEEFLMLLPETDAGKAGEIAEKLRRRIEEFSFADGLRCTVSIGLAEMRPHDTQDSLIHRADTALYHAKRMGKNRVSVG